A genomic region of Christiangramia sp. OXR-203 contains the following coding sequences:
- a CDS encoding beta-ketoacyl synthase N-terminal-like domain-containing protein, translating to MQQVFLESDSIISPLGFGTLANLGELRLQNSALKLQKPTSKYPAGYYAGILEEEFIDRSFSLIGNCDDYTKLEKMLILAIKDVINKETMVDPFITGLVIATTKGNIDLLNSNKFGKDRVELWKMAQVVADFFGFKQKPIVVSNACISGGLAIKTAADFIQSGKFKNAIVAAGDLVSEFVLSGFQSFQAMSAKACKPFDAERNGISLGEAAAAVFIDGQTSQEQNVQFVHAVTTNDANHISGPSRDGEGLYQAITRLKQFTGIISEEIDAISAHGTATMYNDEMEAIAFNRSNLNDIPLHSLKGYFGHTLGASALIESILLKHSLLNDELIISKNFESLGVSASLNITTEATQKELNMALKTASGFGGCNIAMLFKKTKSYV from the coding sequence ATGCAGCAAGTTTTTTTAGAATCTGATAGCATAATTTCTCCTTTGGGTTTTGGTACTTTGGCCAATCTAGGGGAATTGAGATTGCAAAATTCAGCTTTGAAACTTCAAAAGCCTACTTCAAAGTATCCAGCTGGATATTACGCCGGGATTCTTGAAGAAGAATTCATTGATCGTAGTTTTTCCCTGATCGGTAATTGTGATGATTACACAAAGCTGGAAAAAATGCTGATTCTGGCTATAAAGGATGTGATCAATAAAGAAACAATGGTAGATCCTTTCATTACAGGACTGGTGATTGCCACAACCAAAGGAAACATCGATCTATTGAACTCCAATAAATTTGGAAAAGACCGGGTTGAACTCTGGAAAATGGCACAGGTAGTTGCCGACTTTTTCGGATTTAAACAAAAACCAATCGTGGTATCAAATGCATGTATTTCCGGAGGTCTGGCTATAAAAACTGCAGCAGATTTTATTCAGTCAGGGAAGTTTAAAAACGCCATAGTAGCAGCGGGCGACCTGGTTTCAGAATTTGTATTATCTGGTTTTCAATCATTCCAGGCGATGAGCGCGAAGGCATGCAAACCATTTGATGCCGAAAGAAACGGAATCAGTCTCGGAGAAGCTGCTGCAGCAGTATTTATTGATGGGCAAACATCACAGGAACAAAATGTGCAATTTGTTCATGCTGTTACTACCAATGATGCAAATCATATTTCCGGTCCTAGTAGGGATGGTGAAGGTTTGTACCAGGCAATTACCAGACTTAAGCAATTTACAGGTATAATCTCCGAAGAAATTGACGCTATTTCAGCTCATGGAACGGCGACCATGTATAATGATGAAATGGAAGCTATAGCATTCAATAGATCCAATCTCAACGACATTCCATTGCATAGCTTGAAAGGCTATTTCGGGCATACCTTAGGCGCTTCAGCCTTGATCGAATCTATTTTGCTTAAACATAGTTTACTCAATGATGAACTTATCATTTCGAAGAATTTCGAAAGCTTAGGTGTTTCTGCATCCTTAAATATTACTACGGAAGCTACTCAGAAAGAACTTAATATGGCATTAAAAACAGCATCAGGTTTTGGAGGCTGCAATATTGCCATGCTCTTCAAAAAAACTAAATCATATGTCTGA
- a CDS encoding 3-oxoacyl-ACP synthase has translation MSEDHSIKFIRIKDNRIISSEGLLFETKKDIAPAKFMSQSYKFFGMNYSKFFKMDGLSKAGFIAAELLSEKIKIEKNTGLIFSNSSSSLDTDLRFQESMHDFASPSVFVYTLPNIVLGEISIRHSIHSENAFFINEKFDPELMLDYAEIHFKNLACENVLCGWLNLHNNEYDVFLWHVAGLEDLQSQRGQLPKIYATTHE, from the coding sequence ATGTCTGAAGATCATTCAATTAAGTTCATCAGAATTAAGGACAATAGGATCATATCTTCTGAAGGTTTGTTGTTTGAAACAAAAAAGGATATAGCGCCCGCTAAATTCATGAGTCAGTCGTATAAATTCTTCGGAATGAATTATTCCAAGTTCTTTAAAATGGACGGACTTAGTAAAGCAGGCTTCATCGCTGCAGAATTACTTTCTGAAAAGATCAAAATTGAGAAAAATACCGGCCTGATATTTTCAAATTCCAGTTCAAGCCTGGACACAGATCTTCGTTTTCAGGAAAGTATGCACGATTTCGCTTCACCTTCTGTCTTTGTCTATACTTTGCCGAATATCGTGCTGGGAGAAATTAGTATCAGACATTCAATTCACTCTGAAAATGCTTTTTTTATTAACGAAAAATTCGATCCGGAACTAATGCTGGATTATGCTGAAATACATTTTAAGAATTTAGCTTGTGAGAATGTGCTTTGTGGTTGGCTAAACTTGCACAATAATGAATATGATGTATTTTTGTGGCACGTCGCCGGTCTTGAAGATCTGCAATCTCAACGGGGACAGTTGCCGAAAATCTACGCTACTACACATGAGTGA
- a CDS encoding phosphopantetheine-binding protein — MSDLHTELKKSIIEQLNLEDMEPSEIKNDEALFGDGLGLDSIDALELIVLLEKDYGIKLTDPNQGKEIFASVNTMASFIEKHRTK, encoded by the coding sequence ATGAGTGACCTACATACCGAGCTAAAAAAAAGCATAATAGAACAACTTAATCTGGAGGACATGGAACCTTCAGAAATTAAAAATGATGAAGCCCTGTTTGGAGATGGACTGGGACTTGATAGCATTGACGCCCTGGAATTAATAGTATTGCTTGAAAAAGATTATGGAATTAAACTGACCGATCCCAACCAGGGAAAGGAAATATTTGCTTCAGTAAATACCATGGCTAGTTTTATTGAGAAACATCGTACAAAGTAA
- a CDS encoding beta-ketoacyl-[acyl-carrier-protein] synthase family protein: protein MKTVVVTGMGIVSAIGSSVTANLHSLQSNVHGLSKPAILKTKHQFPVGEIKLSNAELLDELNLSANSGITRASLLGIKAITEIFKNTDIEPDPENTAFVSGTSVGGIDKTEEYFDQFGENVALRTYIQAQHPGYTTQKIAEYFGIKEHITTISTACSSSANAIMNGARLIQSGRFSKVIVGGSDCLTKFTLNGFNSLRILSEKPARPFDINRNGLNLGEAAAYLVLEAESNSSGQKVIAKVSGAGNANDAYHQTASSENGEGAYKAMTAALRSANLNAFQIDYINAHGTGTQNNDLAETNALKRVFAQNEVPDFSSTKAFTGHTLGAAGAVEAIYSILSLQNQQLFANLNFQDVMENGLVPVTQKKHGKLDHVMSNSFGFGGNCTSLIFSKHA, encoded by the coding sequence ATGAAAACTGTAGTCGTAACCGGGATGGGCATTGTTTCTGCCATTGGCTCGAGCGTAACGGCTAATCTTCATTCTTTACAAAGTAATGTTCACGGATTATCAAAACCCGCTATCCTAAAAACAAAACATCAATTTCCTGTTGGCGAGATCAAACTTTCCAATGCTGAATTACTGGACGAATTAAATCTCTCTGCTAACTCCGGGATCACCCGTGCTTCCTTACTCGGGATAAAAGCTATTACTGAAATATTTAAAAATACAGATATCGAACCTGATCCAGAAAATACAGCTTTTGTATCTGGAACCAGTGTGGGAGGAATCGATAAAACCGAGGAATATTTCGATCAATTTGGTGAAAATGTTGCTTTAAGAACTTATATACAAGCGCAACATCCAGGTTATACCACCCAAAAGATCGCGGAATATTTTGGGATTAAAGAACATATTACGACCATCAGTACTGCCTGTTCCTCTTCTGCAAATGCTATCATGAATGGGGCAAGGTTGATTCAGTCGGGTAGATTCAGTAAAGTGATCGTGGGAGGAAGTGATTGTCTCACAAAATTCACACTCAATGGCTTTAATTCTCTTCGAATTTTATCAGAAAAACCAGCCAGGCCATTCGATATAAATAGAAATGGACTCAACCTTGGGGAAGCAGCTGCATATCTGGTTCTTGAAGCTGAAAGTAACAGTTCTGGCCAGAAAGTAATAGCCAAAGTCTCAGGAGCGGGTAATGCAAACGATGCTTATCACCAAACTGCCTCTTCAGAAAATGGGGAAGGCGCTTACAAAGCGATGACCGCTGCATTAAGATCGGCAAATTTAAATGCTTTCCAGATCGATTATATCAATGCTCACGGCACTGGCACACAGAATAATGATCTCGCCGAAACCAATGCTTTAAAGCGTGTTTTCGCACAGAATGAAGTTCCTGACTTCAGCTCAACTAAAGCTTTTACAGGTCATACTTTAGGAGCCGCTGGAGCAGTAGAGGCTATTTATTCTATATTGTCGTTACAGAATCAGCAGCTTTTTGCCAACCTTAATTTTCAGGATGTGATGGAAAATGGTTTGGTTCCGGTTACTCAAAAGAAACACGGCAAACTGGATCATGTGATGTCAAATTCTTTCGGATTCGGTGGTAACTGCACCTCGTTAATCTTCAGTAAGCATGCGTAG
- a CDS encoding beta-ketoacyl synthase chain length factor → MRSFYINSVSTIVAQPEDFLTSEEILEVQGNILKASARNYKELIKPMMLRRMSKAVKMGIFSAVQALSRSGIKSPDAILVGTGQGCMQDTETFMQQIEESEEQLLTPTSFIQSTHNTVSGQIALFLKCTGYNMTYTQNSVSFESCLLDAQMQFELNPEIQNLIIGAVDETSVKFTGFQKLDGQIKEEEITNTDLLNSNTPGTIISESAAFFSISREKSSGSLAVCSAVKIFNEVQPDEIEEKVIDFLHENKLIPKQIDAIVLGNNGDIRFDTYYQKLQQGIFSNVPQLGYKSLTGDNNSISAIGCALGVSILQHQLIPKKFRINSKSASTFNRILVFNQYLGRNHGFILLESLEI, encoded by the coding sequence ATGCGTAGCTTTTACATCAACAGCGTTTCCACCATTGTAGCACAGCCGGAAGATTTCCTAACTTCCGAAGAAATTCTGGAAGTCCAGGGAAATATCTTAAAAGCCAGTGCACGTAATTATAAGGAATTGATCAAACCCATGATGCTGCGAAGAATGTCTAAAGCAGTGAAAATGGGGATCTTCAGTGCAGTGCAAGCGCTTTCCAGGTCTGGTATTAAAAGTCCCGATGCGATTCTTGTTGGCACAGGTCAGGGTTGTATGCAGGATACCGAAACGTTCATGCAACAAATAGAGGAAAGTGAGGAGCAGTTACTCACACCTACTTCCTTTATACAATCTACCCACAATACGGTGAGTGGACAGATCGCTCTTTTTCTGAAATGCACTGGTTATAATATGACTTACACTCAAAATTCAGTGAGCTTTGAAAGTTGCCTACTGGATGCGCAAATGCAGTTTGAGCTCAATCCTGAAATTCAGAATTTGATCATTGGCGCCGTAGATGAAACTTCAGTGAAATTTACCGGTTTTCAAAAGCTTGACGGTCAAATTAAAGAAGAGGAAATTACAAATACAGACCTACTAAACTCAAATACTCCGGGAACCATTATTTCTGAAAGTGCTGCTTTCTTCAGTATTTCCAGGGAAAAAAGTTCAGGTTCACTGGCAGTTTGTAGCGCGGTTAAAATTTTTAATGAGGTCCAGCCTGATGAAATTGAAGAAAAAGTAATTGATTTTCTGCATGAGAATAAACTGATTCCGAAGCAAATTGACGCAATCGTTCTTGGGAACAATGGAGATATCAGGTTTGATACTTATTATCAAAAACTACAGCAAGGTATTTTTAGTAATGTTCCACAGCTTGGCTACAAATCACTTACCGGAGATAACAATTCTATTTCTGCTATTGGTTGTGCACTGGGCGTTTCTATCCTTCAACATCAACTAATTCCGAAGAAATTCAGGATAAATTCAAAGTCGGCTTCAACTTTCAACCGAATTTTGGTCTTTAACCAATATCTTGGTAGAAATCACGGATTCATCTTACTGGAAAGTCTTGAAATATAA
- a CDS encoding polysaccharide deacetylase family protein, giving the protein MKYKILRIIFSFILLGSVLGALNGYWSGWFILLVAVIYISTILILSTNIRFNFFQNSIHSAVGRDGIGLSFDDGPHPNTLKILDILDEFEVKALFFCIGKNIAEHPEIYREIINRGHVVGNHTFSHSRKFGFLSTRAIISEIQQCDRIATEVGGLKTKLFRPPFGVINPKVSRAILATGHVTIGWSVRPYDAITNSPDKIYKRIIKDLKAGDLILLHDNIPQSGKVLEQLLVFLKQKKLKAIRPDHLLDIDAYS; this is encoded by the coding sequence TTGAAATATAAAATTCTTCGAATCATCTTCAGCTTTATACTGCTTGGAAGCGTTCTGGGTGCTCTAAATGGGTACTGGTCTGGATGGTTCATTCTGCTGGTGGCGGTGATATACATTAGCACGATCCTTATACTGTCCACAAATATTCGTTTCAATTTTTTTCAGAATTCGATACATTCCGCAGTGGGAAGGGATGGAATAGGACTCAGTTTTGATGATGGTCCGCATCCAAATACTTTAAAGATCCTGGATATACTGGATGAATTCGAGGTAAAGGCATTGTTCTTTTGCATTGGTAAAAATATAGCGGAACATCCTGAAATCTATCGGGAAATCATAAATAGAGGTCATGTGGTGGGTAATCATACCTTTTCACATTCACGAAAATTCGGTTTTCTCTCAACTCGCGCGATCATTTCTGAAATTCAGCAATGTGACCGTATTGCCACGGAAGTAGGTGGGTTAAAAACGAAATTATTCAGGCCACCATTTGGAGTTATCAATCCCAAGGTTTCCAGGGCAATTCTGGCTACCGGTCACGTTACCATAGGTTGGAGTGTACGACCTTATGATGCGATAACCAACTCGCCGGATAAGATATATAAGCGAATTATAAAAGATCTTAAAGCTGGAGATCTAATACTTTTACACGATAACATCCCTCAAAGCGGCAAAGTGTTGGAACAGTTATTGGTATTTTTGAAGCAGAAAAAATTAAAGGCAATCAGGCCAGATCACTTACTTGATATCGATGCGTATTCTTAA
- a CDS encoding outer membrane lipoprotein carrier protein LolA, whose amino-acid sequence MRILKFIFILFSCQLFAQNATFSTSEAKAFKESVSSKAKTIENLQADFRQLKFMKTMEKTIESDGHIWYASPGKLKWSYTSPYDYELLFKDSSLYITVDGKTRKMNTGNSELFEKMGELVAGSFNGRILEMDELFETDFAREGKFVKVTVTPMDENLAEMFSEIWIFFNVEKYIEKVKLMEPSGDYTEIKMSNFMTNQKIPASVFQLK is encoded by the coding sequence ATGCGTATTCTTAAATTTATTTTTATACTATTTAGTTGCCAGCTGTTCGCTCAGAATGCGACATTCTCTACTTCGGAAGCTAAAGCTTTTAAAGAGTCGGTTTCCAGTAAAGCTAAGACCATAGAAAATCTTCAGGCAGATTTCAGGCAGCTGAAGTTTATGAAAACCATGGAAAAGACCATAGAAAGTGATGGTCATATTTGGTATGCTTCTCCTGGGAAACTTAAATGGTCTTATACTTCTCCTTACGATTATGAGTTGCTGTTCAAAGATTCGAGTTTGTATATCACGGTGGACGGTAAGACCAGGAAAATGAATACTGGAAACAGCGAACTTTTCGAAAAAATGGGAGAACTTGTTGCAGGAAGCTTTAACGGTCGCATTCTGGAAATGGATGAATTGTTTGAAACAGACTTTGCCAGGGAGGGAAAATTTGTAAAAGTTACGGTTACTCCAATGGATGAGAATTTAGCTGAAATGTTTTCTGAAATATGGATCTTCTTTAATGTCGAAAAATATATTGAAAAAGTGAAGCTTATGGAACCTTCAGGTGATTATACAGAAATTAAAATGAGTAATTTTATGACCAATCAGAAGATACCTGCTTCGGTATTCCAACTTAAATAA
- a CDS encoding hydroxymyristoyl-ACP dehydratase, with amino-acid sequence MKDFYTITKSVKENDFTKTSLKINAEHELYNGHFPGRPVTPGVVLMQLFKEEAERISEENLSLKRASNVKFTAVFDPTDNDELILESKLEKQGAYYELKGIAKSETGIITKINALYEVI; translated from the coding sequence TTGAAAGATTTTTATACAATTACCAAGTCTGTAAAAGAGAATGATTTCACGAAAACAAGCCTGAAGATCAATGCGGAGCATGAACTTTACAATGGACATTTTCCCGGAAGACCGGTAACCCCGGGAGTTGTGCTCATGCAGTTATTTAAGGAGGAAGCAGAAAGAATTTCAGAAGAAAACCTTAGTCTTAAGAGAGCTAGTAATGTGAAATTTACTGCTGTTTTTGATCCTACAGATAATGATGAGCTTATTCTAGAATCAAAATTGGAAAAGCAGGGAGCTTACTACGAGCTTAAAGGAATCGCAAAAAGTGAAACCGGTATTATTACTAAGATCAATGCGCTTTACGAGGTGATATAA
- a CDS encoding DUF2062 domain-containing protein — MPILQERFDALSCCVIVPTYNNDHSLRSFLTELVTYTSNIIVINDGSTDATNEILKDFEFLDIVLHDINRGKGIALKTGFKRAEEKTYEYAITIDSDGQHYPADLEKFLVELENRNTGDPEILLVGDRNMSQAGIPGQSSKGNRFSSFWYLVVTAQELKDTQSGYRLYPVRLINSLKLITWKFELEIEVLVKSAWKKVEVKNIPIRVHYDPEERVTHFRPFWDILRIVFLYMYFVLISFFYIHPRNKYREFKRKGISRFFREDIIRDQDSPQRKAAAIALGVFVGISPFWGLHTLLVFTLAALLKVNKAIAFLFSNISIPPFIPAILYLSYQLGNFVSGNGFDWQLNLENFDSGKDLFIGLTQYLIGSIVLAIFSAALTWILFYSLFSILKPKQPANN; from the coding sequence ATGCCTATTCTTCAAGAGCGTTTTGATGCATTAAGTTGCTGTGTTATTGTTCCTACTTACAACAATGATCATTCGCTTCGTAGTTTCCTAACCGAATTAGTTACTTATACCAGCAATATTATCGTCATTAACGATGGATCGACGGATGCCACCAATGAGATTTTGAAGGATTTTGAATTCCTCGATATTGTGTTGCATGATATAAACAGAGGTAAAGGTATTGCCTTAAAAACAGGTTTTAAAAGAGCAGAGGAGAAGACTTACGAGTATGCGATCACAATAGATTCAGATGGGCAACATTATCCGGCAGATCTGGAGAAGTTCCTTGTGGAGCTTGAAAATAGAAATACCGGTGACCCAGAAATTTTGCTGGTAGGAGATCGAAATATGTCGCAGGCTGGTATCCCTGGACAAAGTAGTAAAGGCAATAGATTTTCAAGTTTCTGGTATTTGGTAGTAACCGCCCAGGAATTAAAGGATACTCAAAGTGGTTACCGACTGTATCCCGTTCGACTTATTAATTCATTAAAACTGATCACCTGGAAATTTGAATTAGAGATCGAGGTGTTGGTAAAGTCGGCTTGGAAAAAAGTAGAAGTAAAAAATATACCTATAAGGGTTCACTACGATCCAGAAGAGCGGGTGACTCATTTTCGTCCATTTTGGGATATTCTTCGTATCGTGTTTTTATACATGTATTTTGTATTGATCAGTTTCTTTTACATCCATCCAAGGAATAAATATCGGGAATTCAAGCGAAAAGGTATTAGCAGGTTTTTTAGAGAGGATATCATTAGAGATCAGGATTCTCCACAAAGAAAAGCAGCCGCCATTGCATTAGGTGTATTTGTTGGCATATCGCCATTTTGGGGTTTGCATACACTACTAGTATTTACTCTAGCAGCCTTACTAAAAGTTAATAAGGCTATAGCCTTTTTATTTAGCAATATAAGTATACCACCTTTTATTCCTGCAATTCTTTATTTAAGTTATCAGTTAGGAAATTTTGTTTCAGGGAATGGTTTTGACTGGCAATTAAACCTGGAAAATTTTGATTCAGGAAAAGATCTTTTTATCGGTTTAACTCAGTATTTAATTGGTAGCATAGTCCTCGCCATTTTTAGTGCGGCACTTACGTGGATCTTATTTTACAGTCTGTTTTCCATTCTAAAACCCAAACAACCAGCAAATAATTAA
- a CDS encoding MMPL family transporter, whose translation MSKLFLKLYQFLDGHKGLALTIAVLYLGLMSFLATGIQLEEDITKLVPSGNDQDLLKTILEESKFSDKIIFRVKAEENTDRDSLVSYANEISEFLNSELSEHVAGVKGKIPEQDIKQIYNFVQSNLPIFLNEQDYAIIDHKIEADSIAASIESGYKQLISPTGFVTKNYFLSDPLNITSLGLARLQELQVGDQYVLYQNYIMTKDQKNILFFIDPVYPASESNRNKEFTSKLEAKIASLNARYDTITGDYFGGLRYSVANAEQIKQDIRTTVMIAITVLIILLVVYYRKFYVPILLFLPSIFAGITAVAILYILQGSVSAISLGIGAILLGITLDYSLHILTHLRNSSDIEKLYKDISKPVIMSSLTTAIAFMCLVLVKSEALHDLGIFASLSVLFSSFFALVLIPFLYKPEILSRKTTFLDRISSLDYSRIKPLVYLLSGLFVVSLFFFSKVEFNEDLSELNFQPEHIKKVELELEGLAGRSGKTILLVAYGNSLDEALYRNNQLYQDLKRFENEGDIENFSSIGGVVLSTETQESRIEQWNSFWTPEKQDLVKNNIQKISESFGFKSNSFSNFDQVLDKNYSSIGLKDYELAGSLYMQDFVSHNSEISTVSSSVNLPADKVERFISYFENVPGVVALDRKAINQNFLGDLKADFNILILASVVAVFLVLLVFYQNLLLSVITLLPIAITWICALGIMYFFRIEFNILNIIISSFIFGLGLDYSIFITNSCLKEYETGKSELKTYQASIILSVITTLLGIGALIFAKHPALRSISIVSIIGVLTAVSVSFILQRSLFRKLIFQQFGSLSFRRNKKNFISEKLYHKEAILKHYRYHTTYSEAKAEFRQQREKFLKISRYLAEVDDILVLNSGIGILPLFIKIKYPQTEVYSLELDESKRVAARNAYRLRNDKIHILESAQELPLLNNYIIQGDIQDSSLLKDLSKSAEMMVFLDSEMKTRWLLDQNFELTYRQNDILIYRKLT comes from the coding sequence ATGTCTAAATTATTTCTGAAACTTTATCAATTCTTGGATGGGCATAAAGGCCTGGCGTTGACCATAGCAGTTCTGTATCTTGGCCTCATGTCCTTTCTCGCTACAGGCATTCAGTTAGAAGAGGATATTACCAAACTAGTGCCGTCTGGAAATGATCAGGATCTGCTTAAAACCATTCTGGAAGAATCGAAGTTTTCGGATAAGATCATTTTTCGGGTAAAAGCTGAAGAGAATACAGACCGGGATAGCCTGGTTTCTTATGCCAATGAAATATCTGAGTTCTTAAACTCAGAGCTTTCAGAACATGTTGCGGGTGTCAAAGGAAAAATTCCGGAACAGGACATCAAACAGATCTATAATTTCGTTCAGTCTAATTTACCAATCTTTTTAAATGAACAGGATTACGCTATAATTGATCATAAGATCGAGGCAGACAGTATAGCTGCAAGTATCGAATCTGGATATAAGCAATTGATTTCACCCACTGGGTTTGTGACTAAAAATTATTTTCTCTCAGATCCTCTTAATATTACGAGTCTTGGTTTGGCACGTTTGCAGGAATTGCAGGTTGGAGACCAGTACGTGCTATATCAGAACTATATTATGACTAAGGATCAAAAGAATATCTTATTCTTTATAGATCCAGTCTATCCTGCTTCAGAATCGAACAGGAATAAGGAATTCACATCAAAACTGGAAGCTAAAATTGCTTCGCTAAATGCTCGATACGATACTATCACAGGAGATTATTTCGGCGGACTCCGTTATTCGGTAGCCAATGCAGAGCAAATTAAACAGGATATTCGAACTACTGTAATGATTGCGATTACGGTATTGATCATTCTACTGGTGGTCTACTACAGGAAATTTTATGTTCCAATTTTGCTATTTCTACCCAGTATTTTTGCCGGAATCACGGCTGTTGCCATTCTTTATATTTTACAGGGATCAGTTTCGGCTATAAGCCTGGGAATTGGCGCAATTCTTCTGGGTATTACGCTGGATTATTCCTTGCATATTTTAACGCATCTTCGAAATAGTTCAGATATCGAAAAGCTGTATAAAGATATTTCGAAGCCAGTCATTATGAGCAGTCTCACCACGGCGATCGCATTTATGTGCCTGGTTTTAGTAAAAAGTGAAGCGTTGCATGATCTAGGAATATTTGCAAGTTTAAGTGTATTATTTTCTTCTTTCTTCGCCCTTGTGCTTATTCCTTTTCTATATAAACCAGAGATCCTGTCCAGAAAGACAACCTTTCTGGACAGGATCTCAAGCCTGGATTATTCCAGAATTAAACCTTTGGTATACCTGCTTTCAGGATTATTTGTAGTATCTCTTTTCTTCTTCAGTAAAGTTGAATTTAATGAAGATCTATCGGAACTTAATTTTCAGCCGGAACATATTAAAAAGGTAGAATTAGAACTGGAAGGGCTTGCTGGAAGATCTGGGAAAACGATCTTACTGGTGGCTTACGGAAACTCCCTGGATGAAGCTTTGTATAGGAATAATCAATTATACCAGGATCTCAAAAGGTTCGAAAATGAAGGTGATATTGAAAACTTCAGCAGTATTGGAGGAGTAGTGCTTTCTACCGAAACCCAGGAATCTCGTATCGAACAATGGAACAGCTTCTGGACTCCTGAAAAACAGGATTTGGTAAAGAATAATATTCAAAAGATCTCAGAAAGCTTTGGATTTAAATCGAATAGTTTTAGCAATTTCGATCAAGTGCTCGATAAAAATTATTCAAGTATAGGTCTCAAGGATTATGAGTTGGCTGGTTCACTTTACATGCAGGATTTTGTATCTCATAATTCTGAAATTTCAACGGTTTCGAGCAGCGTTAATTTACCAGCAGATAAGGTTGAAAGATTTATTAGCTATTTCGAAAATGTTCCAGGAGTTGTAGCACTGGACAGAAAGGCGATCAATCAGAACTTTTTAGGAGATCTTAAAGCCGACTTTAATATCCTAATTCTCGCTTCAGTAGTGGCAGTTTTCCTGGTACTCCTGGTATTTTATCAGAACTTGCTTCTAAGTGTGATCACCTTGCTACCAATCGCGATCACCTGGATCTGTGCCCTGGGAATTATGTATTTTTTCAGGATAGAATTTAATATTTTAAATATCATTATTTCGAGTTTTATCTTTGGTCTCGGGCTTGATTACAGCATTTTTATTACTAATTCGTGCCTCAAAGAATATGAAACTGGTAAATCTGAATTAAAAACCTATCAGGCATCCATCATTCTGTCGGTTATCACAACATTGCTAGGAATAGGTGCTTTGATTTTCGCTAAACATCCGGCTCTGAGATCCATTTCCATTGTTTCAATTATCGGAGTCCTTACGGCGGTTTCGGTAAGTTTTATACTTCAGCGTAGTTTGTTCCGAAAATTGATCTTTCAGCAATTTGGTTCATTATCCTTCAGAAGAAATAAGAAAAACTTTATTTCTGAAAAACTCTATCATAAAGAAGCAATTCTGAAGCATTATCGCTATCACACAACTTATTCTGAAGCTAAAGCTGAATTCAGGCAACAGAGAGAAAAGTTTCTAAAGATATCACGTTATCTTGCTGAAGTGGATGATATCCTAGTTCTGAATTCTGGAATAGGGATCTTACCTTTATTCATCAAGATCAAGTATCCTCAAACCGAAGTATACAGCCTGGAATTGGATGAATCAAAAAGAGTAGCGGCAAGGAATGCTTATAGATTGCGAAATGATAAAATCCATATTCTTGAGAGTGCTCAGGAACTTCCTTTGCTTAATAATTATATAATCCAGGGAGATATTCAGGATTCATCATTGCTCAAAGATCTTTCTAAAAGTGCAGAAATGATGGTATTTCTGGATTCTGAAATGAAAACTCGCTGGTTGCTTGATCAAAATTTTGAACTTACGTATCGACAGAATGATATTCTAATTTATCGTAAACTGACTTAG